A genomic region of Noviherbaspirillum sp. L7-7A contains the following coding sequences:
- a CDS encoding acetyl-CoA C-acyltransferase, translating into MSQQIQDAYIVAATRTPIGKAPRGMFRHTRPDDLLVRAMQSAVAQVPGLDPALIEDAIVGCSFPEAEQGLNLARMAVLLAGLPKTVGGVTVNRYCASGITAVAMAADRIRVGQADVMIAAGVESMSMVPMMGHHPSMNMGIFKDENVGMAYGMGLTAENVAKQWKVSREAQDQFALESHLKAIRAQQAGEFADETTAVDIIEKFPNLASGEIDVKTRTVSVDEGARADTSLEALARLRPVFAAKGTVTAGNSSQTSDGAGALILVSEKILKQFNLTPLARFASFAVRGVPPEIMGIGPKEAIPAALRAANITQDQIDWFELNEAFAAQALAVIQDLGLDPSRVNPMGGAIALGHPLGATGAIRSATVVHALRRRNLKYGMVTMCVGTGMGAAGIFERM; encoded by the coding sequence ATGAGCCAACAAATACAAGACGCCTACATCGTCGCCGCCACCCGCACGCCCATCGGCAAGGCGCCGCGCGGCATGTTCCGCCATACCCGCCCGGACGACCTGCTGGTACGGGCAATGCAATCGGCCGTGGCGCAGGTGCCGGGGCTCGACCCGGCGCTGATCGAGGATGCCATTGTCGGCTGTTCCTTTCCGGAAGCCGAGCAGGGCCTGAACCTGGCCCGCATGGCGGTGCTGCTGGCTGGCCTGCCCAAGACCGTGGGTGGCGTCACCGTCAACCGCTATTGCGCCTCGGGCATTACCGCGGTGGCGATGGCGGCCGACCGCATCCGCGTCGGCCAGGCCGACGTGATGATCGCGGCCGGTGTCGAATCGATGTCCATGGTGCCCATGATGGGCCATCATCCCTCGATGAACATGGGCATCTTCAAGGACGAGAATGTCGGCATGGCCTATGGCATGGGCCTGACCGCGGAAAACGTCGCCAAGCAATGGAAGGTGTCGCGCGAGGCGCAGGACCAGTTCGCGCTGGAGTCGCACCTCAAGGCCATCCGCGCCCAGCAGGCCGGCGAGTTTGCCGATGAGACCACTGCGGTGGACATCATCGAGAAATTCCCGAACCTGGCCAGCGGCGAGATCGACGTGAAGACCCGCACCGTGAGCGTGGATGAAGGCGCGCGCGCCGACACCAGCCTGGAAGCGCTTGCCAGGCTGCGCCCGGTGTTTGCCGCCAAGGGCACGGTCACGGCCGGCAACAGCTCGCAGACCTCCGACGGCGCCGGCGCGCTGATCCTGGTCAGCGAGAAGATCCTGAAGCAGTTCAACCTGACGCCGCTGGCCCGCTTTGCCTCATTCGCGGTGCGCGGCGTGCCGCCCGAGATCATGGGCATCGGTCCGAAGGAAGCGATCCCGGCGGCGCTGCGCGCGGCCAACATCACGCAGGACCAGATCGACTGGTTCGAGCTGAACGAGGCCTTTGCCGCGCAGGCGCTGGCGGTGATCCAGGACCTGGGACTGGACCCTTCCAGGGTCAATCCGATGGGCGGCGCGATTGCGCTGGGCCATCCGCTGGGGGCGACCGGGGCGATCCGGTCTGCTACGGTCGTGCATGCATTGCGTCGCAGGAATCTGAAGTACGGCATGGTGACCATGTGCGTGGGGACGGGGATGGGGGCGGCTGGCATCTTTGAACGGATGTAG
- a CDS encoding enoyl-CoA hydratase — MDISIEQANGICTIRFNRPEKKNAITGAMYQTMAEALAAAEADSAVRVVVFAGHPGIFTAGNDLEDFLKQPPQGENSSVFRFMAALKGATKPVVAAVSGAAVGIGTTMLLHCDLVYASDNAKFSMPFSQLGLCPEFASSLLLQRVAGYQRAAEKLMLGEAFLADEARQMGLVNRVLPAAELESFVQVQAAKLAALPASSVRTTKLLMKQGTASDIDAQMAQEGEHFRRMLTAPEAKEAFTAFFEKRKPDFSRFS, encoded by the coding sequence ATGGATATCAGCATCGAACAAGCTAACGGCATCTGCACGATCCGCTTCAACCGCCCGGAGAAGAAGAATGCCATTACCGGCGCGATGTACCAGACGATGGCCGAGGCGCTGGCTGCGGCTGAGGCCGATAGCGCGGTGAGGGTGGTCGTGTTCGCCGGTCATCCCGGTATCTTCACCGCCGGCAATGACCTGGAAGACTTTCTGAAGCAGCCGCCGCAGGGCGAGAACAGTTCGGTGTTTCGCTTCATGGCCGCATTGAAGGGCGCGACCAAGCCGGTTGTGGCGGCGGTCAGCGGTGCGGCGGTAGGCATCGGCACCACGATGCTGCTGCATTGCGACCTGGTGTATGCGTCGGACAATGCGAAGTTCTCGATGCCGTTCAGCCAGCTTGGGCTGTGCCCGGAATTCGCTTCCAGCCTGCTGCTGCAACGCGTCGCCGGCTACCAGCGCGCGGCCGAGAAGCTGATGCTGGGTGAAGCCTTCCTGGCCGACGAGGCACGGCAGATGGGACTGGTGAACCGGGTGCTGCCGGCGGCTGAACTCGAATCCTTCGTGCAGGTCCAGGCCGCCAAGCTGGCAGCCTTGCCGGCTTCTTCGGTGCGTACCACCAAGCTGCTGATGAAGCAGGGCACTGCTAGCGATATCGATGCGCAGATGGCGCAGGAGGGCGAGCATTTCCGCCGCATGCTGACCGCGCCGGAAGCCAAGGAAGCATTCACCGCCTTCTTTGAAAAGCGCAAGCCCGACTTCAGCCGCTTCTCCTGA
- a CDS encoding OmpW family outer membrane protein, which translates to MKRTVITIAIAAAILTAGAAFAQESPWMVRARAVHIDPADRSSPIGGVTEPDLITVSKKTIPEVDISYFFTPNWAAELVLTYPQKHTVKVDGTSIGSFKHLPPTLTLQYHFLPDATFSPYLGAGINYTRISGVRLDNDINLEKNSWGLALQAGFDVKLNRNWSINVDVKKVQIRSDVSMAGEQISRVKLDPVLFGVGVGYRF; encoded by the coding sequence ATGAAAAGAACAGTCATCACGATTGCCATCGCCGCCGCCATACTGACAGCCGGCGCTGCCTTCGCCCAGGAATCCCCATGGATGGTCCGCGCCCGCGCCGTGCATATCGACCCGGCCGATCGTTCCTCTCCGATCGGCGGCGTCACGGAACCTGACCTCATCACGGTAAGCAAGAAGACGATTCCCGAAGTGGATATCTCCTACTTCTTCACGCCGAACTGGGCCGCCGAACTGGTGCTGACCTATCCGCAGAAGCACACCGTGAAAGTGGATGGCACCAGCATCGGCAGCTTCAAGCACCTGCCGCCGACGCTGACACTGCAGTACCACTTCCTGCCCGATGCCACTTTCAGCCCCTACCTGGGCGCCGGCATCAACTACACCCGCATTTCCGGCGTCAGGCTGGACAACGATATCAATCTGGAGAAGAACAGCTGGGGCCTGGCGCTGCAGGCTGGCTTCGACGTCAAGCTCAACCGCAACTGGTCGATCAATGTGGATGTGAAGAAGGTGCAGATACGCAGCGACGTCTCCATGGCTGGCGAGCAGATCAGCCGGGTGAAGCTTGATCCCGTGCTGTTCGGTGTGGGCGTGGGTTATCGCTTCTGA
- a CDS encoding dihydrodipicolinate synthase family protein, with translation MFHGLSAFPLTPMNEDAIDEAAFARLLERLVRARVDSICVLGSTGNYAYLGMAERKRVAELALDHAAGVPMMVGIGALRTRDVLALAEHAQKAGADAVLLAPVSYQKLTDDEVFGLYEAVTRSLSVPLCVYDNPGTTHFSFSDALHARIAQLPRVVSIKIPGVPLDAGAARERVQRLRALIPSHVTIGVSGDAHGAAGLNAGCDAWYSAIGGLLARPLLAITRAAQAGNAGEATRLSGRLQPLWALLQRHGSLRVVAAAAELLGLVASPSLPLPLQALAGEDRQQLHRMLEELKLAD, from the coding sequence ATGTTCCATGGCCTGAGTGCCTTCCCCCTGACGCCGATGAATGAAGACGCCATCGATGAAGCTGCCTTCGCACGGCTGCTTGAGCGCCTGGTGCGGGCGCGGGTCGATTCGATCTGCGTACTGGGATCGACCGGCAACTATGCCTATCTGGGCATGGCCGAGCGCAAGCGGGTCGCGGAGCTGGCGCTTGACCATGCAGCGGGCGTGCCGATGATGGTGGGCATCGGCGCGCTGCGCACCCGGGATGTGCTGGCGCTGGCCGAGCATGCGCAGAAGGCAGGGGCGGATGCCGTGCTGCTGGCGCCGGTGTCCTACCAGAAGCTCACCGACGATGAAGTCTTTGGCCTGTATGAAGCGGTAACGCGTTCCCTTTCCGTGCCGCTGTGCGTGTACGACAATCCGGGCACGACCCATTTCAGCTTCAGCGACGCATTGCATGCCCGCATCGCGCAATTGCCCCGGGTCGTTTCGATCAAGATTCCCGGCGTGCCGCTTGACGCCGGGGCGGCAAGGGAACGCGTGCAGCGTCTGCGGGCGCTGATTCCGTCGCATGTAACGATAGGCGTGAGCGGCGATGCCCATGGCGCTGCCGGGCTCAATGCCGGATGCGACGCCTGGTACTCGGCCATTGGCGGCCTCCTTGCCAGGCCGCTGCTGGCCATCACGCGTGCCGCACAGGCCGGCAATGCCGGCGAAGCCACACGCCTGTCCGGGCGCCTGCAGCCTTTATGGGCGCTGTTGCAGCGCCATGGCAGCCTGCGGGTGGTTGCGGCCGCCGCCGAACTGCTGGGCCTGGTTGCCAGCCCCAGCCTGCCCTTGCCGCTGCAGGCGCTGGCGGGAGAGGACCGGCAGCAATTGCACCGCATGCTGGAAGAACTGAAGCTGGCGGACTAA
- a CDS encoding MBL fold metallo-hydrolase produces the protein MELQFLGTSSGTPTRSRNLSALALRTESSRQWCLIDCGEATQHRILRTSLSLMTLRAIFITHIHGDHCYGLPGLLASAGMLNRTEALFIIGPPSIGRFIDCVLETTELRLPYPLQFINVEALADAQPLPDLDVRATALSHRVPSYAYSFCEKTVEGKLDVDKLRRDAVPAGPGWGRIQQGRDLMLADGRTIHARDYLLAPRKPRKIIVGGDNDSPALLAAEAAEADVLVHESTYTAAGLEKSGPGPQHSSAAAVARFASEAGIPNLVLTHFSPRYQEPDAARNGAPTLGDIEAEARASYQGSLFLASDLQRYGLDRQGHLSLLS, from the coding sequence ATGGAACTCCAGTTTCTGGGCACCTCATCCGGCACGCCCACGCGCAGCAGAAACCTGTCTGCGCTGGCCTTGCGTACGGAGTCATCAAGGCAGTGGTGCCTGATCGACTGCGGCGAAGCCACGCAGCATCGCATCCTGCGCACCAGCCTGTCGCTGATGACGCTGCGCGCCATTTTCATCACCCATATCCATGGCGACCACTGTTATGGACTGCCGGGGCTGCTGGCCAGCGCCGGCATGCTGAACCGGACCGAAGCGCTGTTCATCATTGGCCCGCCTTCGATAGGCCGCTTCATCGACTGCGTGCTGGAAACGACCGAACTGCGCCTGCCCTATCCGCTGCAATTCATCAATGTGGAAGCGCTGGCGGATGCGCAGCCGTTGCCCGACCTCGATGTGCGGGCCACTGCCCTGTCGCACCGGGTGCCGTCCTATGCCTACAGTTTTTGTGAAAAGACAGTGGAAGGCAAGCTGGACGTGGACAAGCTCAGGCGCGATGCCGTGCCGGCCGGCCCCGGCTGGGGCCGGATCCAGCAGGGCCGCGACCTGATGCTGGCGGACGGCCGCACGATACATGCGCGTGATTACCTGCTCGCCCCGCGAAAGCCGCGCAAAATCATCGTCGGCGGCGACAATGACAGCCCGGCGCTGCTGGCCGCCGAGGCAGCCGAGGCCGATGTGCTGGTGCATGAGTCCACCTATACCGCGGCTGGCCTTGAGAAGTCAGGGCCTGGGCCGCAACACAGCTCGGCGGCGGCGGTGGCCCGCTTTGCCAGCGAGGCCGGCATCCCCAACCTCGTGCTGACCCATTTCAGCCCGCGCTATCAGGAGCCGGATGCAGCGCGCAATGGCGCGCCCACACTGGGCGACATCGAGGCGGAAGCCCGCGCCAGCTATCAGGGCAGTCTGTTTCTCGCCAGCGACCTGCAGCGTTATGGGCTGGACCGGCAGGGCCATTTGTCCCTGCTGTCCTGA
- a CDS encoding NUDIX hydrolase, producing MDFSTRKDLPISCGTLVLNSSGELLLCHVTGHDLWDLPKGMQEPGEPAVRTARRELHEETGLEFATDLFLELGLFDFRPDKRLHLFKVQAPEYVRGIDNLVCISHFIHPVTGQPTPEMDGFRWARRDEISSLCGPNMQRVLLSLHW from the coding sequence ATGGATTTCAGTACACGCAAGGACTTACCCATTTCCTGCGGCACCCTGGTACTCAATAGCAGCGGCGAACTGCTGCTGTGCCACGTGACCGGCCATGACCTTTGGGATCTGCCCAAGGGCATGCAGGAACCGGGCGAGCCGGCCGTCAGGACCGCTCGGCGCGAACTGCATGAGGAAACCGGGCTCGAGTTCGCCACCGATCTGTTCCTGGAACTGGGACTCTTCGATTTCCGGCCGGACAAGCGCCTGCACCTGTTCAAGGTACAGGCGCCAGAGTACGTGCGTGGCATCGACAATCTGGTCTGCATCAGCCATTTCATCCATCCGGTCACGGGCCAGCCCACGCCCGAGATGGATGGCTTCCGATGGGCCAGGCGCGATGAGATCAGCAGCCTGTGCGGGCCCAACATGCAGCGGGTGCTGCTTTCCCTGCACTGGTGA
- a CDS encoding putative zinc-binding peptidase: MKTFHCDRCGQQVFFENVLCENCGGMLGYLPQQRGITTFEPNGNGLWRSLNPANEGQLFKQCFNYFREEVCNWMLPAESPEDLCVSCQLTHSIPVLSGQNRLYWRRLEAAKRRLLYSLMELKLTPDSKHKSPQTGLAFEFLQDLPMKRVMTGHDNGLITLNIAEADPAFREKVREQMHEPYRTLLGHFRHESGHYYFDRLIAGGQWVEPYRALFGDERADYGESLQKHYENGPPDDWNQHYISSYASSHPWEDWAESWAHYLHMIDTLDTAFACGMTLRPKRNDEPQLLLERQPLKSASFNDMMADWFALTYVLNSLNRSVGMPDAYPFTLSALVRQKLEFIHNVILERQKTAPQATSGEGAPSIVV; the protein is encoded by the coding sequence ATGAAAACCTTTCATTGCGACCGATGCGGACAGCAGGTGTTTTTCGAGAATGTCCTCTGTGAGAATTGCGGTGGAATGCTGGGCTATCTGCCGCAACAGCGCGGAATCACCACGTTCGAACCCAACGGCAATGGCCTGTGGCGCAGCCTGAACCCGGCCAACGAAGGCCAGCTGTTCAAGCAGTGCTTCAATTATTTCCGCGAAGAGGTATGCAACTGGATGCTGCCTGCCGAAAGTCCTGAAGATCTATGCGTGTCCTGCCAGCTGACGCATTCCATTCCGGTGTTGTCGGGACAGAACAGGCTCTATTGGCGGCGCCTGGAGGCGGCCAAGCGGCGGCTGCTGTATTCGCTGATGGAGTTGAAGCTCACGCCGGACTCCAAGCACAAGTCACCGCAGACGGGCCTGGCCTTTGAGTTCCTGCAGGACCTGCCGATGAAGCGGGTGATGACGGGCCACGACAATGGCCTGATCACGCTCAATATCGCCGAAGCGGATCCGGCGTTTCGTGAGAAGGTCAGGGAGCAGATGCATGAGCCGTACCGCACCCTGCTTGGCCACTTCAGGCATGAAAGCGGCCATTATTACTTCGACCGCCTGATCGCGGGCGGCCAGTGGGTGGAGCCCTATCGCGCCCTGTTCGGCGACGAGCGGGCGGACTATGGGGAAAGCCTGCAGAAGCACTACGAGAACGGCCCGCCGGACGACTGGAACCAGCACTACATCAGCAGCTACGCCAGCAGCCACCCATGGGAAGACTGGGCCGAAAGCTGGGCGCACTATCTGCACATGATAGACACGCTCGACACCGCATTCGCCTGCGGCATGACGCTGCGGCCCAAGCGCAATGACGAGCCGCAACTATTGCTGGAGAGGCAGCCGCTGAAGAGCGCATCGTTCAACGACATGATGGCGGACTGGTTCGCCCTGACCTATGTGCTCAACAGCCTGAACCGCAGCGTCGGCATGCCCGATGCCTATCCCTTCACGCTGTCAGCGCTGGTCAGGCAAAAGCTGGAGTTCATCCACAACGTGATACTGGAACGGCAGAAGACGGCGCCGCAGGCAACAAGTGGTGAAGGAGCGCCTAGCATCGTGGTCTGA
- a CDS encoding YhjD/YihY/BrkB family envelope integrity protein: protein MNQLHDFPSRSAVQVDDQGNALLSYRPVHPSLAERVKKPAAVTGAMLGAAALGYLALLTKGRAKAKRPLSPQEAAHRLAAKPAPGMPAGRLPMAPPTGIARVAAPVIATPAGAAKAGSSVAPRHAKANAKAVRKQIRQQGTWRQLFNTGKSLMALFNAVAALKAAQNHVDPVPTPDAPHAGMPPPPTSVETLAATGLPADANASVKAEAATAVAPAASQPAFKPIPKGSFLTRSWHLIKAAVSSWVDDFAPSMGAALSYYTVFSLAPMLLIVIGVAGLIFGAEAARGEIVTQLRGLMGEQGAVAVEELLKSASDPGKGIFATIVGFVTLLVGATAVFAELQSSLDRIWRTPAPPNESGIWGIIRTRILSFGLILGLGFLMIVSLVLSAALAALGNWWGSYLGNWEFVLQALNFAVSFGVVTVLFAAIYKFMPHATIAWKNVWVGAIVTALLFTIGKFLIGLYIGKSGVASGFGAAGSFAVLLVWVYYSAQIFLLGAEFTWVYSHRNDPPPNAAPVPVRSDAGQATAATA, encoded by the coding sequence ATGAACCAATTACATGATTTTCCCTCCCGGAGTGCCGTCCAGGTCGATGACCAGGGCAATGCCTTGCTCAGCTACCGGCCCGTGCATCCCAGCCTGGCCGAGCGCGTGAAGAAACCCGCTGCCGTCACCGGCGCGATGCTGGGCGCTGCCGCACTGGGCTACCTTGCCCTGCTGACCAAGGGCCGCGCGAAGGCGAAGCGGCCGCTTTCGCCGCAGGAAGCGGCACACAGGCTGGCTGCCAAGCCGGCGCCCGGCATGCCCGCCGGCCGCCTGCCGATGGCGCCGCCGACAGGCATCGCCCGGGTCGCTGCGCCCGTCATCGCAACGCCCGCTGGCGCTGCCAAGGCGGGAAGCAGCGTTGCGCCGCGCCATGCCAAGGCCAATGCCAAGGCGGTGCGCAAGCAAATCCGGCAGCAGGGCACATGGCGCCAGCTGTTCAATACCGGCAAGTCGCTGATGGCCCTGTTCAACGCGGTGGCTGCATTGAAGGCGGCTCAGAATCATGTCGATCCGGTTCCCACGCCAGACGCACCGCATGCCGGCATGCCGCCGCCCCCGACCAGTGTCGAAACCCTCGCAGCCACCGGCCTGCCAGCCGACGCCAATGCCAGCGTCAAGGCCGAGGCTGCCACGGCGGTTGCGCCGGCTGCCAGCCAGCCGGCTTTCAAGCCCATACCCAAAGGCTCATTTCTCACCCGCTCCTGGCACCTGATCAAGGCAGCCGTGTCGTCATGGGTGGATGACTTTGCCCCCAGCATGGGCGCGGCCCTGTCGTACTACACCGTGTTTTCGCTGGCGCCGATGCTGCTGATCGTCATCGGCGTGGCCGGCCTGATCTTTGGCGCGGAGGCGGCCCGTGGCGAGATCGTGACCCAGTTGCGTGGTCTCATGGGCGAGCAGGGCGCGGTTGCGGTGGAAGAACTGCTCAAGTCGGCCAGCGACCCTGGCAAGGGCATCTTCGCCACCATCGTCGGCTTCGTCACGCTGCTGGTGGGCGCCACCGCGGTATTCGCCGAGCTGCAAAGCTCGCTGGACCGGATATGGCGTACGCCGGCGCCGCCCAATGAAAGCGGCATCTGGGGCATCATCCGCACCCGCATCCTGTCGTTCGGCCTGATTCTGGGCCTGGGCTTTTTGATGATCGTGTCGCTGGTGCTCTCGGCGGCGCTGGCGGCGCTGGGCAACTGGTGGGGCAGTTACCTGGGCAACTGGGAATTCGTGCTGCAGGCGCTGAACTTCGCGGTTTCCTTCGGCGTGGTCACCGTCCTCTTCGCGGCCATCTACAAGTTCATGCCGCATGCCACCATCGCATGGAAGAATGTATGGGTCGGCGCCATCGTCACCGCGCTTCTCTTCACCATAGGCAAATTCCTGATCGGCCTTTACATCGGCAAGAGCGGCGTTGCCTCCGGCTTCGGCGCTGCCGGCTCGTTTGCGGTGCTGCTGGTCTGGGTCTATTACTCGGCGCAGATCTTCCTGCTCGGCGCCGAATTCACCTGGGTCTACTCGCATCGCAACGATCCGCCGCCGAACGCCGCGCCGGTGCCAGTGCGTAGCGACGCTGGCCAGGCAACGGCGGCAACAGCCTGA
- a CDS encoding ATP-binding protein, translating into MKLAIPLGRHTLRMRHFLVAVGILCGIGILAGTLVLLRHDRQNELRTEDARGRLLASMLESHVSRTLSSVDNNFTAISKMLMLPAQRHGGNPGGVDVEALLDTIASSSTHLRSVSVLDAGGRVVSSSNDDNIGRRFSLQQLGFRNEIGTGLNSGRPLFVRDLHELDDSIDAGMEGQYRQRGVYVIPFARLVRVGGASLTLLALVNPAYLFPDHRSGPHSDAGYEALFDYQGVVLAATPDAPFVIGSRNARLPMFDALNNDQQFGRFDLTRRSAEETDDNTLVNFRASRNFPVVAVVGLSEQHALIAWEQSAHKLRLIGIFAAVLALLYTTALHKTILDGERTREELRKAKEAAEQANAAKSIFLSTMSHEIRTPMNGVLGMAALLRETRLSSQQDEFARTIEDSGRALMSIINDVLDFSKIEAGKMDIDLVDCPLLPLAEGCIDALIGRAAGRGLALTSFVDPALPAVVRADGGRIRQILLNLIDNAVKFTQSGEVVLRVSLRERAGNGCRILFEVSDTGIGIDEHALARLFQPFIQADNSVTRKYGGTGLGLSICKRLLGLMGSRIDVESRLGEGTTFRFELHLAEAAPPVAVAPLPAAQALVVCALPGQADALASYLAAWGMQPQCAATQEQALALTSSAPYALAVIDGRMPMSAAAADALAQAQPGMRLVLLAEDAAAVREQAAFHATLRCPLRQAAFHQALVFALEHRHYLQQTLPVPRPAAGALQAAPAENDADRRILLVEDNLTNQKVALHQLARLGYTAHVASNGQEALNAMALHDYALVLMDCQMPLLDGFEATRRIRAAESETGGHQIVVAMTANAAEGDRERCLDAGMDDYLPKPITRDMLAEVLQRWLPPLPEAAGSPQLAGLPHAASPQ; encoded by the coding sequence ATGAAGCTTGCAATCCCACTCGGCCGGCATACCCTGCGCATGCGGCATTTCTTGGTGGCCGTGGGCATCCTGTGCGGCATCGGCATTCTCGCCGGCACGCTGGTCCTGCTCAGGCACGACCGGCAGAACGAGCTGCGCACCGAGGACGCGCGCGGGCGGCTGCTGGCCAGCATGCTGGAAAGCCATGTCAGCCGCACCCTGTCCAGCGTGGACAACAATTTCACCGCCATCAGCAAGATGCTGATGCTGCCCGCGCAACGGCACGGCGGCAATCCGGGCGGCGTGGATGTGGAGGCCCTGCTCGACACCATCGCTTCCAGTTCCACGCACCTGCGCTCGGTATCGGTGCTCGATGCCGGCGGGCGCGTGGTCAGCAGCTCGAACGATGACAACATCGGCCGCAGGTTCTCGCTGCAGCAGCTGGGCTTTCGCAACGAGATCGGCACCGGCCTCAACAGCGGCCGCCCGCTGTTCGTGCGCGACCTGCATGAACTCGATGACAGCATCGATGCCGGCATGGAAGGCCAGTACCGCCAGCGCGGCGTCTATGTGATTCCCTTCGCCAGACTGGTCCGGGTGGGCGGCGCGAGCCTGACCCTGCTGGCGCTGGTCAATCCGGCCTACCTGTTCCCGGACCACCGCTCCGGCCCGCACAGCGATGCCGGCTATGAAGCGCTGTTTGACTATCAGGGCGTGGTGCTGGCGGCAACGCCGGATGCGCCTTTCGTGATCGGCAGCCGCAACGCCAGGCTGCCCATGTTCGACGCTCTCAACAATGACCAGCAGTTCGGCCGCTTCGATCTCACCCGCAGGAGCGCGGAGGAAACGGATGACAATACCCTGGTCAACTTCCGCGCCAGCCGCAACTTTCCCGTGGTGGCGGTGGTTGGCCTGTCGGAGCAGCATGCGCTGATTGCCTGGGAACAGTCGGCCCACAAGCTGAGGCTGATCGGCATCTTCGCCGCGGTGCTGGCCTTGCTGTACACCACCGCGTTGCACAAGACCATCCTCGACGGCGAGCGCACGCGCGAGGAACTGCGCAAGGCGAAGGAAGCGGCGGAACAGGCCAATGCCGCCAAGAGCATCTTCCTCTCCACCATGAGCCACGAGATACGCACGCCGATGAATGGCGTGCTGGGCATGGCCGCGCTGCTGCGGGAAACCCGGCTCAGTTCACAGCAGGACGAGTTTGCCCGCACCATCGAGGACTCGGGGCGCGCGCTGATGTCCATCATCAACGATGTGCTGGACTTCTCGAAGATCGAGGCCGGCAAGATGGACATTGACCTGGTCGACTGCCCGCTGCTGCCGCTGGCAGAGGGCTGCATCGATGCCCTGATCGGCCGCGCGGCCGGCCGCGGGCTGGCGCTGACCAGCTTTGTCGATCCCGCGCTGCCCGCCGTGGTCAGGGCCGATGGCGGCCGCATCCGCCAGATCCTGCTTAACCTGATCGACAACGCGGTGAAATTCACCCAGTCGGGCGAGGTGGTGCTGCGGGTCAGCCTGCGCGAACGCGCCGGGAATGGCTGCCGGATATTGTTTGAGGTCAGCGACACCGGCATAGGCATCGACGAGCATGCCCTGGCGCGGCTGTTCCAGCCCTTTATCCAGGCCGATAATTCGGTTACCCGGAAATATGGCGGCACCGGGCTTGGCCTGTCCATCTGCAAGCGGCTGCTGGGCCTGATGGGCTCGCGCATCGATGTCGAAAGCCGGCTGGGCGAAGGCACCACATTCCGGTTCGAGCTGCATCTGGCCGAAGCGGCGCCACCAGTGGCGGTAGCGCCCCTGCCGGCAGCACAGGCCCTGGTGGTCTGCGCCTTGCCGGGCCAGGCCGATGCGCTGGCTTCCTATCTGGCTGCCTGGGGCATGCAGCCGCAATGTGCCGCCACGCAGGAACAGGCGCTGGCGCTGACGTCCAGCGCGCCTTATGCGCTGGCTGTCATCGACGGCCGCATGCCGATGTCGGCAGCAGCCGCGGATGCGCTGGCGCAAGCGCAGCCCGGCATGCGGCTGGTGCTGCTGGCCGAAGATGCGGCAGCGGTGCGGGAACAGGCGGCTTTTCACGCAACGCTGCGCTGCCCCCTACGTCAGGCGGCGTTCCATCAGGCGCTCGTCTTTGCGCTGGAGCACCGGCACTATCTGCAACAGACACTGCCAGTGCCTCGCCCGGCTGCCGGTGCGCTGCAAGCGGCGCCGGCCGAAAACGATGCCGACCGGCGGATCCTGCTGGTGGAAGACAACCTGACCAATCAGAAGGTGGCACTGCATCAGCTGGCCCGGCTGGGCTACACCGCCCATGTCGCTTCGAATGGCCAGGAAGCGCTGAATGCGATGGCGCTGCATGATTACGCACTGGTGCTGATGGATTGCCAGATGCCGCTGCTGGACGGCTTCGAAGCCACCCGCCGCATCCGGGCCGCGGAGTCGGAAACAGGCGGTCACCAGATCGTGGTGGCAATGACGGCCAATGCCGCCGAGGGCGACCGCGAGCGCTGCCTGGATGCCGGCATGGATGACTATCTTCCCAAGCCGATCACCCGCGATATGCTGGCCGAGGTGCTGCAGCGCTGGCTGCCGCCGCTGCCCGAGGCAGCAGGGTCGCCGCAGCTTGCTGGCTTGCCTCATGCAGCGTCACCGCAGTAA